DNA sequence from the Pedobacter sp. W3I1 genome:
AGCATATTGCCTATTCGCAATCTTTATGGAAATATAATTACCACTGGCTTGCTCGGGTGCAGGGCTTTTGTGCTGCGAAACAGTTGCTGATTCATTAAAATCATTGAGTACCGAAGATACCGTACCATCGGCTACTGCTAGTATTGCATTTTGATAACCAATCCAGTTTTGGATAGAATCTGTATTTTTAGAGGCATATTTCCCCAAACTGTCTACACGCATAAAATCGATGGCGAAACGGCCGGGAAGAAATTGCTTTCCCTTTTCTGAATAAAATACTCTTCTATGTCCTGAGGCCCATGCCGGATCGTAAATGGCAGTCCATAAACCTGTTTGTAGTGGTTTGCCTAATACCGTTGGTTTAGTAACTGTAGGATGTAATGCTGTTGTGATAGATGCTGTTGCATTACTTTTGGTTTGGTGATGAATCCAAAACTCAAGTTTGTTTACTATCGTTTCGGCTTTTAATACCTGGGTTTCGAGCTCAATATAAATCAAAGCAGAGCCGCCAGCAGGGATAATCAGATTTCTGTTTTCCCGATCGCTACTTTTTGTGCGTTCGACCAGTTTTGATGCATTTAAGTTAAGGTATGACTTATTTTGTCCTGATATATTCAATGTTTTAAGTTCAATCGTATCTGTGCCACCATTTTTTAGTTGGAGTTCATAATAGAGAAAAAAAATTGTTCCGATCTTGGTCCATGATGGATTTTGGTGAATAGATAATGATATCACTTCTTTATTTTGAGCAAAGAGGGGCTGGAAAAGTACACCTAAACCAAAAAGAAAAGTGATCGTTAATAACTGTTTAATCATGTTTTTGAATTTTATCAACTCTAGAGTAATTATGGTTCATTTGTTCACTAGTCATTAGTTCTTGGTCATTAGTTATTCACTCATTCAAAATTCACTCATTCAATAACTGGTCTAATCAACTCCGGACTAATTATGATTCATTTGTTCATTAGTCATTGGTTCTTGGTCATTAGTTATTCACTCATTCAAAATTCACTCATTCAATAACTGGTCTAATCGACTCCAAACGCCAAACCCTCAACTCCAAACTTATCTAACCACGCCGTATATTAGCTGCACAACACCTGATGGAGCGCTTTTGGTTTCTTTTAATGTTAACCAAACCCGATTGGTGATTTCACTAAACAGTAATTTTCCTTCACCCAATATTACCGGGTGTACAGCTAACTGCAACTCATCAACCAAACCGGCATTTAAAAAGGCAGATATTAACTTTGCGCCACCATACAACCATATGTTTTTGCCGGGAAGCTTTTTCATTTCGTTAACCTTTTGCGCAATATCCGACTGAATAAAAGTAGCAGCTGTACTATCGCTGGTTTTGGTATGCGAAAAAACATATTTTTTCTTGCTGTTGATATTTTCGGAGATCGATTTCATCAGGTCGTTTTCTTCTTCTCCGGGTTGATAGTTACCCCAGAGATCGTAGCTGATCCGTCCATAAAAAATAGAATCTATACCATCTAAAAAGTCATTAAAATTAGCGTCGCCATCCATAATGCACCAATCAATTTCTCCATTAGGACCTTCAATATAGCCATCCAATGTAACGGCAAGGTTTAAGATAATCTTTCTCATTCGTATAAATTATTGTGTTCGTTCGATACTAAATGCGCGGTCTTCTTTATTAAACCCCACTTTCGGATAGTAATCAAAAGCAGTAGGTACTGATAAGAGGATGAGCATACATTGAGGGCCGATTTTTTCGCGTGTTATCGCAATCATTTCCTTGCCTATTCCCGAGCTTTTTAAATCTGTAAATACAGCAAGGTCTGCCAGATAAGCGCACCAGGCCCAATCGGTAATGGTTCTTGAAATACCTACAAGTTTATCTTCTTGCCAGGCTGTAACCAACAAGTCTGCATTTTTTAACATCAATGTTATTCTTTCCGGATCAGTAGGACGTTTAAGGCCTGCTTGGCTGAATAAGGCGATTACCTCTTCTGCATCGGGGATAATGTCTAACTTATAGGTAATATTCATATCCTCTAAATTACAAAATATGGTTGTAAAGGATAGTAAAAAACGACATCAAAAACTGATAAACAATATTTTTCATTAGCGTTAATTCTTCAGCTTAACCTTAAGTTAACACATGCGCTCTTTCTTTGTTGATCATTGGCCGATATAGCTGCTTTTAACATGATCAAACTTTTTAATATCCTTGTACTTTTTTTATTCTTCATTTCGAATGCAAACGCGCAGGAAGAAAAATTCGAATCGATTATTACCCTGAATCAAAAAGATCCGACTGCAGCCCTGGCTCAATTAAAAAAAATATATGCCAAATCTATCGATGATAATGATGAGCTTTTAGAAGGCAAATGTTTGCAGCAGATGGGTAAGGTTTGTTATACGCAGGGGCATTTCAGCCAATCGTTAGAGTTCTTTTTAAAAGCAGATAAAATATTTAACAATGCCAATCAATCGCTTTTGCTGGCCGCTAACCTTAACGATGCTGGTGTGCTCTACTATTACATGAAGCAGAAAGATAAGGCTATGCATAGCTATAGCAAAGCCATCAGCATTTATAAAAGAGCGAATAATTTAACCGGACAGGCAACCGTTTTGGGTAATATAGGGCAGTTATACGAAAAAAGGCAACTTTACGACAGCGCATTTTACTATCAAAAGCTGGCCTTAAAAATAAACGAACAGGTTAGCGATAAAAGTGGAGCCGCAAAAATACACGAAAACCTGGGCAGTATATATGAAGACCTGGAGCGTTACGATTCTGCTTATGTACATTTTAAACAGTCGTTAAATTTATACCAGGAAGATCATAATGACCTCGGGAGTATTGAGGTCATTAA
Encoded proteins:
- a CDS encoding dihydrofolate reductase family protein; translated protein: MRKIILNLAVTLDGYIEGPNGEIDWCIMDGDANFNDFLDGIDSIFYGRISYDLWGNYQPGEEENDLMKSISENINSKKKYVFSHTKTSDSTAATFIQSDIAQKVNEMKKLPGKNIWLYGGAKLISAFLNAGLVDELQLAVHPVILGEGKLLFSEITNRVWLTLKETKSAPSGVVQLIYGVVR
- a CDS encoding M23 family metallopeptidase codes for the protein MIKQLLTITFLFGLGVLFQPLFAQNKEVISLSIHQNPSWTKIGTIFFLYYELQLKNGGTDTIELKTLNISGQNKSYLNLNASKLVERTKSSDRENRNLIIPAGGSALIYIELETQVLKAETIVNKLEFWIHHQTKSNATASITTALHPTVTKPTVLGKPLQTGLWTAIYDPAWASGHRRVFYSEKGKQFLPGRFAIDFMRVDSLGKYASKNTDSIQNWIGYQNAILAVADGTVSSVLNDFNESATVSQHKSPAPEQASGNYISIKIANRQYAFYEHLKPNSIRVKPGDKVKKGDVIAELGFTGQSTGPHLHFHLADRDSRLYAEGLPYVFEHFFQVGRYANLEDFGNSPWQHNEQLKVRQGRPLSNAVIEF
- a CDS encoding GNAT family N-acetyltransferase, yielding MNITYKLDIIPDAEEVIALFSQAGLKRPTDPERITLMLKNADLLVTAWQEDKLVGISRTITDWAWCAYLADLAVFTDLKSSGIGKEMIAITREKIGPQCMLILLSVPTAFDYYPKVGFNKEDRAFSIERTQ